In the Flavisolibacter tropicus genome, one interval contains:
- a CDS encoding DUF3078 domain-containing protein, translating to MKKMLLLCCLLYAGLLMAQDTTVRDLRKQTERTIKKDSADTTNWVWKTGGLYTLTVSQGSLSNWAAGGDDFTLSLNTILSLFAFYRKDRHNWDNTLDFAYGFVRTTSTGSRKNDDRLDLLSKYGYAIAPKWNIATLFNFRTQSFKGYQFHSDNTKTLISNFLSPGYVLFSIGMDYRPNQWLSVYLSPITTRWVIVKDDSLSQKGLYGVPAGKHSHNEIGAFVTASFLKDLAKNITYKGRLDLFSNYKHNPQNIDITMTNILAIKLWKSLALTWNVDIVYDDDTRIFGPNGTSARTQFKSLVGVGLALRF from the coding sequence ATGAAGAAGATGCTACTCCTTTGCTGCCTGCTTTACGCCGGGCTTCTAATGGCCCAGGATACCACTGTAAGAGACCTTAGAAAGCAGACGGAACGAACTATTAAAAAAGACTCTGCAGATACCACCAATTGGGTTTGGAAAACAGGTGGTCTTTATACATTGACTGTCTCACAAGGTTCCTTGAGCAACTGGGCAGCCGGGGGCGACGACTTCACCCTTTCTCTCAATACAATACTCAGCCTGTTTGCCTTTTACCGCAAGGACAGGCACAATTGGGATAACACACTGGACTTTGCTTATGGGTTTGTGCGTACCACCAGTACCGGCAGCCGTAAAAATGATGACCGTCTTGACCTGTTGTCCAAATACGGTTATGCCATTGCACCCAAGTGGAACATTGCAACTCTTTTTAATTTTCGTACGCAGAGCTTTAAAGGTTACCAATTTCATAGCGATAATACCAAAACACTTATTTCTAACTTTTTATCGCCCGGTTATGTACTGTTCAGCATAGGTATGGATTACCGGCCCAATCAATGGCTATCTGTCTATCTTTCTCCCATCACCACCCGCTGGGTTATTGTAAAAGATGATAGCTTATCTCAAAAGGGACTGTATGGAGTACCTGCCGGCAAACACAGCCATAATGAAATTGGCGCTTTTGTAACAGCCTCTTTTCTTAAGGACCTGGCAAAGAACATCACCTATAAGGGGCGCCTGGACTTGTTTAGTAACTATAAACACAATCCGCAGAATATAGACATCACTATGACCAATATATTGGCCATTAAACTCTGGAAGTCGCTGGCCCTTACCTGGAATGTAGACATCGTCTACGATGATGACACCCGCATATTTGGCCCTAATGGCACATCAGCCCGCACGCAGTTCAAGTCGCTGGTAGGCGTAGGCCTGGCCCTTCGCTTTTAA
- a CDS encoding M16 family metallopeptidase produces the protein MRKNIIYIITAFCIAIAQPAIAQKQTPPAGGKAKDFKLPAKKTQSYANGLKSTTIPYGIIPKATISLIIKTGNVHEGPNQVWLADLTGRMLREGTANADFAALSKKVAMMGGSLNVSVGPTQTTISGSVLSEYAPEFIRLISGLVQQPAFPASEIERLKGNMKRQLVTQKASPQSQAQEQFMQAIYKDHPYGRIYPTEEMINSYTVDMVKDFYEKNFGARRSVIYVAGKFDESAVASAINSSLSKWKEGPEVSYPPVNLSPVVDTLLVDRKGAPQTTLMVGMPVITPTNKDYVPLLVTNSLLGGSFGSRITSNIRENKGYTYSPFSTIQNRKGSALWFEQADITSEHTVDALNEIEKEIKRLQMEAPTKEELAGIQNYEAGIFVLQNSTPNGIIGQLNFLDLYGLDDSYLNNLVKNIYAVTPEKVSETAKKYVQYDKMTKVMIGDKEAVQQQIEKQKAMKKTF, from the coding sequence ATGAGAAAAAACATCATCTATATCATAACGGCTTTTTGTATAGCTATCGCTCAACCGGCAATAGCTCAAAAGCAAACACCGCCGGCAGGTGGCAAGGCCAAGGACTTTAAGCTGCCCGCCAAAAAGACCCAGTCGTATGCCAATGGCCTAAAGAGCACTACGATCCCTTATGGCATTATTCCCAAGGCCACTATTAGCCTGATCATCAAAACCGGCAATGTGCATGAAGGGCCTAACCAGGTATGGCTGGCCGATCTGACTGGCCGTATGCTGCGCGAGGGCACTGCCAATGCCGACTTTGCAGCCTTGTCTAAAAAAGTAGCCATGATGGGCGGTAGTCTTAACGTTAGTGTTGGGCCTACTCAAACCACTATTTCCGGGTCGGTGCTATCGGAATACGCCCCAGAGTTTATCCGCCTCATTTCAGGCCTGGTACAGCAACCCGCCTTCCCGGCTTCTGAAATCGAACGCCTGAAGGGCAACATGAAGCGTCAGCTAGTGACACAAAAAGCCTCTCCACAATCACAGGCCCAGGAGCAGTTTATGCAGGCCATTTACAAAGACCATCCTTACGGCCGCATCTATCCTACAGAAGAAATGATCAACAGCTATACGGTAGACATGGTGAAGGATTTTTATGAAAAGAATTTTGGCGCCAGGCGTTCGGTGATCTACGTAGCCGGTAAGTTTGATGAAAGTGCTGTAGCATCAGCCATCAACAGCTCCTTATCAAAATGGAAGGAAGGGCCGGAAGTAAGCTATCCACCTGTAAATCTGTCGCCGGTAGTGGACACGTTGTTGGTAGACCGCAAGGGCGCACCGCAAACCACCCTTATGGTGGGTATGCCGGTTATAACACCTACCAATAAAGACTATGTACCACTGTTAGTGACCAACTCCTTGTTAGGCGGCTCGTTTGGATCACGCATTACATCCAACATTCGCGAGAATAAGGGTTACACCTATTCGCCTTTCAGCACTATTCAGAACCGTAAAGGCAGCGCCCTGTGGTTTGAGCAGGCCGATATTACCAGTGAGCACACGGTAGATGCGCTAAATGAAATAGAAAAGGAGATCAAGCGCCTGCAAATGGAAGCACCCACCAAGGAAGAGTTAGCAGGTATTCAAAACTATGAAGCGGGCATTTTTGTACTACAAAACTCTACGCCCAACGGTATCATTGGTCAGCTAAACTTCCTGGACTTGTATGGCCTGGATGACAGTTACCTGAACAACCTGGTGAAGAACATTTATGCGGTTACACCCGAGAAGGTATCAGAAACCGCTAAGAAATATGTTCAGTACGATAAAATGACCAAGGTGATGATTGGTGATAAAGAAGCTGTTCAGCAGCAAATTGAAAAGCAAAAGGCGATGAAGAAGACGTTTTAA
- the arr gene encoding NAD(+)--rifampin ADP-ribosyltransferase — MENKNMEVAGTTILDSGPFYHGTKADLQVGDLLTAGFLSNYKPDVTMNHIYFTALVNGAGLAAALAKGDGRERVYIVEPTGSFENDPNVTDKKFPGNPTRSYRSQAPLKIVGEVTDWVRLTPEERQQWQEKLANIKGEIIN, encoded by the coding sequence ATGGAAAATAAAAATATGGAAGTTGCAGGGACTACCATTTTAGACAGCGGTCCTTTTTATCACGGGACAAAAGCGGACCTGCAGGTGGGCGATTTGTTGACAGCAGGGTTCCTATCGAATTACAAACCCGACGTCACCATGAATCACATTTATTTTACCGCCTTGGTTAACGGGGCGGGACTTGCTGCCGCCTTAGCCAAAGGGGATGGCCGCGAACGTGTTTATATCGTTGAACCCACGGGAAGCTTTGAAAATGATCCAAACGTTACCGACAAAAAGTTTCCGGGCAATCCAACACGCTCCTACCGCAGCCAGGCGCCGTTGAAAATCGTTGGCGAAGTCACAGATTGGGTGAGACTAACACCCGAGGAGCGGCAACAATGGCAAGAAAAGCTGGCGAATATCAAAGGAGAAATTATCAATTAG
- a CDS encoding c-type cytochrome, whose amino-acid sequence MILKILKWTGIIILILVLGATLTVALRQHLTYERPYPNIKASTDPAIIAKGKHIVLGPGHCADCHSKVKNVDSVLKVGGEVPLTGGNTFDLPFGVFYTRNLTPDKETGIGNLTDGEIARVLRYSVKKNGEAVLPFMQAQNFSDADITAVISYLRSLKPISNKVPDHDYNIMGRVIKAFMLKPQGPTEPVRTDLKADSSIEYGRYMVMAVANCNECHTKRDEIGNYVGKPMAGGGPFVEEGKTTLTPPNLTPHPTSRIYGWTEQNFIDRFRMGRVIQHSHMPWESFGRMSDTELKAIYNYLKSLPPTPTEEAKSTPGT is encoded by the coding sequence ATGATCCTTAAGATTTTGAAATGGACGGGTATCATTATCCTGATCCTTGTTTTAGGAGCCACCCTTACGGTAGCCCTTCGCCAGCACCTCACTTACGAACGCCCTTATCCGAATATCAAAGCCTCTACCGATCCGGCTATTATTGCTAAGGGTAAACATATTGTGCTGGGCCCTGGCCATTGTGCCGACTGCCATAGTAAGGTGAAGAATGTGGATTCTGTTTTAAAGGTGGGTGGGGAAGTGCCCCTAACGGGTGGCAATACCTTTGACCTGCCCTTTGGTGTGTTTTACACACGTAACCTGACACCGGATAAAGAAACCGGTATTGGCAACCTGACCGATGGGGAGATAGCCCGGGTATTGCGTTATAGTGTGAAGAAAAATGGCGAAGCGGTGTTACCTTTCATGCAAGCCCAGAATTTCAGCGATGCTGATATTACAGCCGTTATTTCTTACCTACGCTCGCTAAAGCCTATCTCTAATAAAGTACCTGATCACGATTACAACATAATGGGAAGAGTGATCAAGGCCTTTATGCTGAAGCCGCAAGGTCCTACCGAACCGGTGCGCACCGACTTGAAAGCCGATTCATCAATTGAATATGGCCGCTATATGGTAATGGCTGTGGCCAACTGTAATGAGTGCCACACCAAGCGAGATGAGATTGGCAACTATGTAGGTAAGCCCATGGCGGGTGGTGGCCCATTTGTAGAAGAAGGCAAAACCACACTTACACCTCCCAATCTTACGCCACACCCAACCAGCCGCATTTATGGCTGGACAGAGCAAAACTTTATTGACCGCTTCCGCATGGGTCGTGTTATACAACATAGCCATATGCCTTGGGAGTCATTTGGTCGCATGAGCGATACTGAGTTGAAGGCGATTTATAACTATCTGAAAAGTTTGCCGCCAACCCCGACGGAGGAAGCTAAGAGCACCCCGGGTACCTAA
- a CDS encoding M16 family metallopeptidase produces the protein MNKMSHRPFRKMLLLALAALPTLGWGQTPASTSSMQVPVTYYKLPNGLKVVLSPDKTAPTIAVGVYYNIGFRIEPKNRTGFAHLFEHMMFQGSENLGKMEFIQLVQKNGGILNGSTRFDFTNYFEVMPAHKLETALWAEADRMRGLKITQENLTNQQGVVKNEVKVNVLNQPYGGFPWLDMPQYANKNWYNAHNFYGDLKDLDSAKLGDVDAFFKTFYAPNNAVLVVSGDFEVPAARQMVDKYFSKIASSQLPPPPDLTEPKQTAEQRFVKEDKLAKKPAIAVAYKMPARNTPEYFAMGIIDQILVQGQDSRLYQQLVQTKGYTNSVSGGINFALGNMYDYNGPMLWMSNLIYDSTLAPDSIIAEYDKAIANLANVTNEDLQMALVKIRSGLYDAMGGNFGIGKVNLLACFALFDNDPNRINNLENEFKKVTPELIRRTVQNYLTPTNRTILIIDPKAPKA, from the coding sequence ATGAACAAAATGTCGCATCGACCTTTTCGTAAAATGCTGCTACTGGCATTGGCAGCCCTGCCCACACTGGGATGGGGACAAACACCTGCATCTACATCCAGCATGCAGGTGCCGGTTACTTATTACAAACTGCCTAATGGATTAAAAGTGGTACTGTCGCCCGATAAGACAGCGCCCACCATTGCCGTAGGTGTATATTACAACATTGGCTTTCGCATTGAGCCCAAGAACCGCACGGGTTTTGCCCACCTCTTTGAACATATGATGTTCCAGGGTTCAGAGAACTTAGGCAAGATGGAGTTCATTCAACTGGTACAGAAAAACGGTGGCATCCTAAACGGTTCTACGCGCTTTGATTTTACCAATTATTTTGAAGTGATGCCCGCGCACAAACTGGAAACGGCCCTTTGGGCTGAAGCAGATCGCATGCGTGGCTTGAAGATCACCCAGGAAAACCTCACCAACCAACAAGGTGTGGTAAAGAATGAAGTAAAGGTAAACGTGCTCAACCAGCCCTATGGTGGCTTCCCCTGGCTAGACATGCCGCAATACGCCAACAAGAACTGGTATAATGCCCACAACTTCTATGGCGATCTGAAAGACCTGGACTCCGCTAAGCTGGGAGATGTAGATGCCTTCTTCAAAACCTTCTATGCACCGAATAATGCGGTACTGGTGGTATCGGGCGATTTTGAAGTGCCTGCTGCCCGCCAGATGGTGGATAAGTACTTCAGCAAGATCGCTTCTTCTCAATTACCACCACCACCAGACCTGACAGAGCCCAAGCAAACGGCCGAACAACGCTTTGTAAAAGAAGACAAGCTGGCCAAAAAGCCCGCTATTGCGGTGGCTTATAAAATGCCAGCCCGCAATACACCCGAGTACTTTGCTATGGGAATTATTGACCAGATTTTGGTACAAGGCCAGGATAGCCGTCTTTACCAGCAACTGGTACAAACCAAGGGTTACACAAATAGTGTAAGCGGAGGAATCAACTTTGCCCTGGGCAATATGTACGATTACAACGGGCCCATGCTATGGATGTCTAACCTGATTTATGATTCTACGTTAGCGCCCGACTCCATCATAGCCGAATACGATAAGGCCATTGCCAACCTGGCCAATGTTACCAACGAAGACCTGCAGATGGCGCTTGTGAAAATCCGTTCTGGCTTGTATGATGCTATGGGTGGCAATTTTGGTATTGGTAAGGTTAACCTGCTGGCTTGCTTCGCCCTGTTTGATAATGATCCTAATCGCATCAACAACCTGGAGAATGAGTTCAAGAAGGTAACGCCCGAGCTTATACGTCGCACGGTTCAAAACTACCTGACACCTACCAACCGAACCATTTTGATTATTGACCCTAAAGCACCCAAAGCATGA
- a CDS encoding SdiA-regulated domain-containing protein: MNRYVIAAFVIVVLMIPVSFFWHDLQRVFGNKLPVVEAGMNGDQPKKDKKEKKKKEDKKEEKTAEAPPSTNVLVTQKWSMPKELTEISGMAFLGNNQFACIQDEDGSIFIYNTATNKVDKEIPFGKHGDYEGIAVVGSTAYVLRSDGTLFEVTNYLGNNPSTQKYKTSLTSQQDVEGLCYDKNNNRLLLAIKGIDSHSNDYKGIYAFNLSTKQLAPNPVYKIDLNDKIWDDLKEKKAQHRMQPSDIAIHPTTGDLYLVDGPRPKLLVMDTQGHLKRVYNISRADFKQPEGLSFTPAGELYISSEGVEGAGVLARVEIEN; this comes from the coding sequence ATGAACCGGTATGTAATAGCAGCCTTTGTAATTGTGGTTCTTATGATTCCCGTGAGCTTTTTCTGGCACGACCTGCAGCGGGTTTTTGGAAACAAGCTTCCCGTAGTAGAAGCTGGTATGAATGGTGACCAGCCAAAGAAGGATAAAAAAGAGAAGAAGAAAAAGGAAGACAAAAAAGAAGAGAAAACAGCAGAGGCGCCACCGTCTACCAATGTACTCGTTACCCAAAAATGGAGCATGCCAAAAGAGCTGACCGAAATATCAGGTATGGCCTTTCTTGGTAACAACCAGTTTGCCTGTATTCAGGATGAAGACGGTAGTATTTTTATTTATAATACGGCCACCAATAAAGTGGATAAAGAAATTCCCTTTGGTAAACATGGTGATTATGAAGGCATTGCCGTAGTAGGTAGTACGGCATATGTATTGCGCTCAGATGGAACCCTGTTTGAGGTGACGAACTATTTAGGAAACAATCCTTCGACACAGAAGTATAAAACTTCCCTCACCTCCCAGCAAGATGTAGAGGGGTTGTGTTATGATAAAAACAACAACCGCTTGTTGTTAGCCATTAAAGGCATCGACTCTCACTCCAACGACTATAAAGGCATTTATGCTTTCAATCTTTCTACCAAACAGTTAGCCCCAAATCCTGTTTACAAGATCGATCTAAACGACAAGATCTGGGATGACCTAAAAGAAAAGAAAGCCCAGCACCGCATGCAGCCTTCCGATATTGCCATTCACCCCACCACCGGCGATCTGTATCTTGTAGACGGCCCAAGGCCCAAGCTGTTGGTCATGGACACCCAAGGCCATCTTAAAAGAGTATATAACATTTCCAGAGCTGACTTCAAGCAGCCTGAAGGTCTGTCTTTTACACCTGCGGGCGAGCTCTACATATCCAGTGAAGGAGTGGAGGGTGCGGGGGTGCTGGCGAGGGTGGAGATAGAGAACTAG
- a CDS encoding GNAT family N-acetyltransferase, with protein sequence MARGMAVVGETAGAELIQIEKCKAMITDSEIILRKTEVADLDTFFIFQLDKEANYLAAFTAKDPTDKAAYLIKYTKLVNDPTINMQTIIVDNSIAGSVSKFEMEGKAEITYWIDKKFWSKGVATKALKHFLTLEKARPIFGRVAFDNFGSQRVLEKCGFVRIGQDKGFANARQAEIEEFIYKLT encoded by the coding sequence GTGGCAAGGGGCATGGCGGTGGTCGGAGAAACGGCAGGGGCCGAATTGATACAAATAGAAAAATGTAAAGCAATGATAACCGATAGTGAAATCATATTGCGAAAGACTGAAGTTGCTGATTTAGATACCTTCTTTATTTTTCAGCTTGACAAAGAAGCTAACTATTTAGCCGCTTTCACGGCAAAAGACCCGACAGACAAAGCAGCCTATTTAATCAAGTATACAAAGTTGGTGAATGACCCGACTATAAATATGCAGACAATAATAGTTGACAATAGTATTGCTGGAAGTGTCTCGAAGTTTGAAATGGAAGGCAAGGCGGAAATTACCTATTGGATTGACAAAAAGTTTTGGAGTAAAGGTGTGGCAACAAAAGCGCTTAAACACTTTCTAACTCTTGAAAAGGCCAGACCCATTTTCGGACGAGTAGCATTTGACAATTTTGGTTCACAAAGAGTGTTAGAGAAATGTGGCTTTGTAAGAATCGGTCAAGACAAAGGTTTTGCCAATGCACGACAGGCAGAAATAGAGGAATTTATTTACAAACTAACGTAA
- a CDS encoding zinc-dependent alcohol dehydrogenase family protein yields the protein MKNTMRALVYNGPESIELKEVAVPTLNKPTDALIKITMTTICGTDLGIIKGKVPDVKPGTTLGHEGVGIVQEVGTAVRNFKKGDHVLISCITSDGTCEYCKKGMYAHCEDGGWILGHLINGTQAEYVCIPHADNSLHHIPPGSDEEALVMLSDILPTGYEIGVLNGRVKPGDTIAIIGSGPIGLAALLTAQFYSPAKIYMVDMDNNRLSVAKRFGATHVINSETEDPVQRVMVETKDGVDVAIEAVGLPASFDVCQRIVRPGGHLAVIGVFGHGVDLQLDKLWIKNITMTTGLVSTYTTPMLLKTVASGKLEPKKLITHRFKMNDILNAYNVFGNAGTEKALKVIIEAEGVTIHKAVSGEKKEELSR from the coding sequence ATGAAAAATACCATGAGGGCCCTTGTCTACAATGGGCCAGAAAGTATAGAACTAAAAGAAGTAGCAGTTCCAACACTCAATAAGCCTACAGATGCATTGATTAAAATAACAATGACTACGATATGTGGCACCGACTTAGGCATAATAAAAGGGAAGGTGCCCGACGTGAAACCCGGAACAACACTAGGACATGAAGGTGTAGGTATAGTACAAGAAGTGGGAACTGCCGTTCGCAACTTTAAGAAAGGTGACCATGTACTTATTTCCTGCATTACTTCAGACGGCACCTGCGAGTATTGCAAAAAAGGCATGTATGCCCATTGTGAAGACGGAGGCTGGATCTTAGGCCATCTGATCAATGGCACACAAGCAGAATATGTATGCATACCCCATGCAGATAATAGCCTTCACCACATCCCTCCTGGATCAGATGAAGAAGCGTTGGTAATGTTGAGTGATATCTTGCCTACCGGCTATGAAATCGGTGTTTTAAATGGCCGTGTGAAGCCCGGCGATACAATAGCTATTATTGGTTCCGGTCCTATTGGGTTGGCAGCCTTATTAACCGCCCAATTTTATTCTCCTGCCAAGATCTATATGGTAGATATGGATAACAACCGCCTGTCTGTTGCAAAACGATTTGGTGCTACGCATGTTATCAACTCAGAAACTGAAGACCCAGTACAAAGGGTTATGGTTGAAACAAAAGACGGTGTCGATGTGGCAATTGAAGCCGTCGGTTTGCCGGCTTCCTTCGATGTGTGTCAGCGCATTGTACGCCCGGGTGGACACTTGGCTGTTATAGGTGTATTTGGGCATGGCGTAGATCTGCAGCTGGATAAATTATGGATAAAAAACATAACAATGACTACAGGATTGGTTAGCACATACACAACGCCTATGTTATTAAAGACAGTGGCATCAGGCAAACTGGAGCCCAAGAAACTTATCACTCACCGTTTTAAGATGAATGACATTTTGAATGCATACAACGTGTTTGGGAATGCAGGAACAGAAAAAGCGCTTAAAGTTATCATAGAGGCTGAAGGGGTGACCATACATAAGGCTGTGAGCGGAGAAAAGAAAGAGGAATTGTCTAGGTAG
- a CDS encoding IS110 family transposase — MQQLFIGLDVHKKTWAVTIQEEHLVVKRFTMEANAAILVNYIQKHFPHHQVQCCYESCCCGYHIYHSLTAAGWQVLVVNPGDIARGHKLAVCKTDKIDSTHLAQELAAGRLTGIYIPSHEQEQFRSLFRRRNDLVKNIRRIKCSIKSMLLYYGIVLPKKYDTITWSKEMLQWLGQQHWSYTPATTAMHSRLAELEFLKTQFLQVSKELRIYTRKNHRQDYYLLRSLPGVGPLTAIGVLAEVGDIRRFKGIDRLSAYVGLVPAVHSSGGRTYTKGLTRRSKALLRSYLVEAAWVACKKDPVLMQYYQERKGGDHKKLIVKLAAKTLSRMYHVIKTGEPYQLEKVKALA, encoded by the coding sequence ATGCAACAGCTTTTTATTGGTTTAGATGTCCACAAAAAAACGTGGGCGGTTACTATCCAGGAAGAACACCTTGTTGTCAAACGCTTCACTATGGAAGCCAATGCAGCCATCTTAGTGAACTATATTCAAAAGCATTTTCCCCATCACCAGGTACAGTGCTGTTATGAGAGCTGCTGCTGCGGCTACCACATCTACCACTCCCTGACGGCTGCGGGTTGGCAGGTGCTGGTGGTCAACCCCGGTGATATTGCCCGTGGCCATAAACTTGCCGTTTGTAAAACCGATAAGATTGACAGCACCCACCTGGCCCAGGAACTGGCGGCGGGACGACTCACCGGCATTTATATTCCATCGCACGAACAAGAACAGTTCCGTAGCCTTTTTCGCCGGCGTAATGACCTGGTTAAAAATATCCGGCGTATTAAGTGCAGCATTAAAAGCATGCTCTTGTACTATGGCATTGTACTGCCTAAAAAATACGACACCATCACCTGGAGTAAAGAGATGCTCCAGTGGCTGGGGCAGCAGCATTGGTCTTACACACCAGCTACCACAGCCATGCACAGCCGATTAGCAGAACTGGAATTTTTGAAAACCCAGTTCCTACAGGTCTCCAAGGAGTTGCGCATCTATACCCGCAAAAACCACCGCCAGGATTATTACCTGTTGCGCTCGCTACCGGGTGTGGGCCCCCTAACCGCCATCGGGGTCTTGGCTGAAGTGGGCGACATCCGCCGCTTTAAAGGCATCGACCGCTTAAGTGCCTATGTGGGGTTAGTACCTGCCGTACACAGCTCCGGTGGACGCACCTATACCAAGGGACTAACCCGGCGTAGTAAAGCCCTGTTGAGAAGCTATTTGGTAGAGGCGGCCTGGGTGGCATGCAAAAAAGATCCGGTCTTAATGCAGTACTACCAGGAGCGCAAAGGTGGTGATCATAAAAAGCTGATCGTCAAGCTGGCTGCCAAGACCCTCAGCCGGATGTACCATGTGATCAAAACAGGAGAACCCTACCAATTGGAAAAAGTAAAAGCCCTGGCCTAA